From the genome of Vigna angularis cultivar LongXiaoDou No.4 chromosome 11, ASM1680809v1, whole genome shotgun sequence, one region includes:
- the LOC108333634 gene encoding thioredoxin-like protein CXXS1 isoform X2 — protein sequence MEDTEKLKKSKVIKIDSQKSWEHYISHATNQKYSVVVHFSAFWCVPSIVMNPVFEELASTYQDVLFLTLDVDEVKEIASKMEIKAMPTFLLLNGGTPVEKIVGANPDEIRKMIDHFVQSRLSYKSE from the exons ATGGAGGACACAGAAAAGCTCAAAAAGTCCAAGGTTATCAAAATAGACTCTCAAAAATCATGGGAACACTACATCTCTCATGCCACCAATCAAAAGTACTCT GTTGTGGTTCATTTCTCTGCTTTCTGGTGCGTGCCTTCTATAGTAATGAATCCTGTTTTTGAAGAACTAGCCTCCACTTACCAAGATGTTCTGTTTCTGACATTGGATGTGGATGAGGTTAAG GAAATTGCCTCCAAGATGGAGATCAAAGCCATGCCAACTTTTCTGTTGCTGAATGGAGGAACTCCTGTGGAGAAAATTGTGGGTGCAAACCCTGATGAAATAAGGAAAATGATTGATCATTTTGTTCAGTCAAGACTTTCCTACAAATCTGAGTGA
- the LOC108333610 gene encoding photosynthetic NDH subunit of lumenal location 3, chloroplastic, with translation MKNLSVSHFTHLSSLRIMPPFTNLHGISKTLIPLKCLPNAHDTIKRGQVVGFLGSKTQEEPSECSVQTTRRTAAIGLTTLVLTWPFHDKISSAKDNGFWVEDHPLPRLTVTNNIANEKTGTRSFLKRGLFMPDIGLKGSVQRIKRYSFDLLAMADLVHADTLNYVRKYLRLKSTIIYYDFDKLISATPVDDEKQQLTDMANKLFDNFERLEEASRKKSLPETKSCYQETEVLLKDVMDRMDVLYETI, from the exons ATGAAGAATCTCTCTGTTTCACACTTCACTCATTTGAGCTCCTTAAGGATCATGCCTCCTTTCACAAACTTGCATGGAATCTCCAAAACCTTAATTCCCCTGAAATGCCTTCCAAATGCACACGATACCATAAAAAGAGGACAAGTGGTTGGATTTCTTGGAAGCAAAACACAAGAGGAACCATCAGAATGTTCAGTTCAGACCACAAGAAGAACAGCAGCAATAGGGCTTACCACTCTAGTCCTCACATGGCCATTCCATGACAAGATTTCATCAGCCAAAGATAATGGTTTCTGGGTTGAAGATCACCCTCTTCCTCGATTAACTGTCACAAACA ATATTGCAAATGAGAAAACGGGGACACGTTCTTTTCTTAAAAGGGGACTGTTCATGCCAGATATTGGACTGAAAGGAAGTGTGCAAAGGATTAAGAGATATTCCTTTGATCTTCTAGCGATGGCAGATTTGGTACATGCAGACACACTCAACTATGTGAGGAAGTACCTAAGACTCAAGTCTACCATCATATACTATGATTTTGACAAGCTTATCTCTGCCACTCCAGTGGATGATGAAAAGCAGCAACTTACTGATATGGCTAACAAGttgtttgataattttgaaaGG CTTGAAGAAGCTTCAAGAAAGAAAAGTCTACCTGAAACAAAATCATGCTATCAGGAAACTGAAGTTTTGCTTAAAGATGTCATGGACCGGATGGATGTATTGTACGAAACAATTTAA
- the LOC108333634 gene encoding thioredoxin-like protein CXXS1 isoform X1 yields MEDTEKLKKSKVIKIDSQKSWEHYISHATNQKYSQVVVHFSAFWCVPSIVMNPVFEELASTYQDVLFLTLDVDEVKEIASKMEIKAMPTFLLLNGGTPVEKIVGANPDEIRKMIDHFVQSRLSYKSE; encoded by the exons ATGGAGGACACAGAAAAGCTCAAAAAGTCCAAGGTTATCAAAATAGACTCTCAAAAATCATGGGAACACTACATCTCTCATGCCACCAATCAAAAGTACTCT CAGGTTGTGGTTCATTTCTCTGCTTTCTGGTGCGTGCCTTCTATAGTAATGAATCCTGTTTTTGAAGAACTAGCCTCCACTTACCAAGATGTTCTGTTTCTGACATTGGATGTGGATGAGGTTAAG GAAATTGCCTCCAAGATGGAGATCAAAGCCATGCCAACTTTTCTGTTGCTGAATGGAGGAACTCCTGTGGAGAAAATTGTGGGTGCAAACCCTGATGAAATAAGGAAAATGATTGATCATTTTGTTCAGTCAAGACTTTCCTACAAATCTGAGTGA